From the genome of Lutzomyia longipalpis isolate SR_M1_2022 chromosome 2, ASM2433408v1, one region includes:
- the LOC129788628 gene encoding uncharacterized protein LOC129788628, whose amino-acid sequence MDTEKVLLDIMTRALNAKMDLSDFSSIKENKDLDVFPVKYKFSGIFIVLASILWMYRDEFLLDQCLVAMPDELAKAFRPPIDCDFCVGKKEVIRAFDLSPDVFENNFAYEGGPLIVIDAMNNWTAPEVFDYWYFRKTYREAKKKRSILNCQFFPYKSGLRNLFEAFDMPEERVAQKQGTDPWYFGWSNCNHEIAKILRKHYSSPYFLPKSSENNAIDWIFMGVPGKGAHLHVDNVRLPSWQAQLKGTKEWILAPPPECYYRCFSFSTIVKPGEIIVLDTNRWYHQTNVLPGEVSITIGAEYD is encoded by the exons ATGGACACGGAAAAAGTTTTACTGGATATTATGACGAGAGCTCTGAATGCAAAAATGGACTTGAGTGACTTTTCAAGCATTAAGGAAAATAAGGATTTAGATGTGTTTCCtgtgaaatataaattttccggGATTTTCATTGTGCTCGCATCGATTTTGTGGATGTACCgagatgaatttcttttggaTCAA TGTCTTGTTGCAATGCCTGATGAATTAGCAAAAGCTTTCCGACCTCCTATTGATTGTGACTTTTGCGTGGGAAAGAAGGAAGTAATTCGGGCATTTGACTTGAGTCCTGATGtctttgagaataattttgcCTACGAAGGTGGACCACTAATTGTCATTGATGCCATGAACAATTGGACAGCACCTGAg GTTTTCGACTATTGGTACTTTAGGAAGACATACCGTGAggcaaagaagaagagaagcattctaaattgccaatttttcCCCTATAAATCTGGTTTGAGGAATCTCTTTGAGGCCTTTGATATGCCCGAAGAGCGTGTGGCTCAGAAGCAAGGAACTGATCCTTGGTACTTTGGATGGAGCAATTGCAATCATGAAATTGCTAAAATACTCCGAAAGCACTACTCAAGCCCATATTTTCTGCCCAAATCCTCGGAGAATAATGCAATTGATTGGATTTTTATGGGTGTCCCAGGAAAGGGGGCTCATTTGCACGTTGATAACGTTCGACTACCATCCTGGCAAGCACAGCTAAAGGGTACAAAGGAGTGGATCCTTGCTCCACCACCTGAATGCTACTACAGGTGCTTCTCTTTCTCCACAATTGTTAAACCCGGAGAGATTA TTGTTCTCGACACAAACAGATGGTATCATCAGACTAATGTTCTTCCTGGAGAAGTTAGCATTACAATCGGAGCGgaatatgattaa